From Solidesulfovibrio carbinoliphilus subsp. oakridgensis, the proteins below share one genomic window:
- a CDS encoding diguanylate cyclase produces the protein MPLSKAAKEKYRSLARLHILVVEDDRFAREQLGLLLSRFAGKLTTAADGAEGLEAFKFERPDIVVTDIHMPRVNGLDMASAIKAMDPGTPVILVTAHSDTEFFLRSIEIGVDGYVVKPVEAESLLTLLARQASRLLDSRAAEARGRLFQFTLDINPNFILTLDGGTVDYVNRTFLDFLGAPSLDALQAGHHAGRSLEIDGRRHDAADFSWTAQVTPRPDATHQAVFSRLAGETGQDRTFLVSSAEFPELDRRILTFTDITPLAEERRQLIIRAATDALTGIANRAGIDELLSRELHRTGRHADPLTIIMFDIDHFKAVNDTYGHPAGDAVLVALARLVADHVRDHDTLGRYGGEEFLIVAPQTDPEAGRQLAERLRAAVEKTVFPAAGRVTCSFGVATGHPGANARALVARADEALYKAKQTGRNRVALG, from the coding sequence GTGCCCCTATCCAAGGCCGCCAAGGAAAAATACCGCTCCCTTGCCCGCCTGCACATCCTGGTGGTCGAGGACGACCGTTTCGCCAGGGAACAGCTGGGCCTGCTCCTCTCCCGGTTCGCCGGCAAGCTGACCACGGCCGCCGACGGGGCCGAGGGCCTGGAGGCCTTCAAGTTCGAGCGTCCGGACATCGTGGTCACGGACATCCACATGCCAAGGGTCAACGGCCTGGACATGGCCTCGGCCATCAAGGCCATGGACCCGGGCACGCCGGTGATCCTGGTCACGGCCCACAGCGACACGGAATTTTTCCTGCGCTCCATCGAGATCGGCGTGGACGGCTATGTGGTCAAGCCCGTGGAGGCGGAGTCCCTGCTGACGCTTCTGGCCAGACAGGCCTCGCGCCTCCTCGACTCCCGGGCCGCCGAGGCCAGGGGCCGGCTGTTCCAGTTCACCCTCGACATCAACCCCAACTTCATCCTGACCCTGGACGGCGGCACGGTGGACTACGTCAACCGCACCTTCCTCGATTTTCTCGGGGCCCCGAGCCTGGACGCCCTGCAAGCCGGACACCATGCCGGCCGGTCGCTCGAGATCGACGGCCGCCGCCACGACGCGGCCGACTTCTCCTGGACCGCCCAGGTCACCCCCCGGCCCGACGCCACCCACCAGGCCGTCTTCTCCCGCTTGGCCGGCGAGACCGGCCAGGACCGGACCTTTCTCGTCTCCTCGGCCGAATTCCCGGAACTCGACCGGCGCATCCTGACCTTCACCGACATCACGCCCCTGGCCGAGGAGCGCCGCCAGCTCATCATCCGGGCCGCCACCGACGCCCTGACCGGCATCGCCAACCGGGCCGGCATCGACGAACTCTTAAGCCGCGAACTCCACCGCACCGGCCGCCACGCCGATCCCCTGACCATCATCATGTTCGACATCGACCACTTCAAGGCCGTCAACGACACCTACGGCCATCCGGCCGGGGACGCGGTCCTCGTCGCCCTGGCCCGGCTCGTGGCCGACCACGTGCGCGACCACGACACGCTTGGGCGCTACGGCGGAGAGGAGTTTCTGATCGTGGCCCCCCAGACCGATCCCGAAGCGGGCCGGCAGCTGGCCGAACGGCTCCGGGCCGCGGTGGAGAAGACCGTCTTCCCGGCGGCCGGCCGGGTGACGTGCAGCTTCGGCGTGGCCACGGGACACCCGGGCGCCAACGCCCGGGCCCTGGTGGCCCGGGCCGACGAGGCCCTTTACAAGGCCAAGCAGACCGGGCGCAACCGCGTGGCCCTGGGCTGA
- a CDS encoding PAS domain S-box protein translates to MPPRPASPFQNRRTGASFVGVAAVVLGLLCLGLVGVHDYQLFHVLAELVCVVTGAAMFLVIWNARASVEHGFFLVLGLSFLYAAGFDALHLLAAAGLGPFRMPPDTLALFRAASRILLAGALCAGAWLLQNRVISTAAANLWVGGAALALVLGVSSRVLSPEQPAAAPLLLAGRIGAIGLFAAAGLGLWRNRSHLSPRIVRLLLGSLAALALSGAIIALDPVPPWLRIAGQAAKVLGYCLSCQAIVVTGISRPYDLLFREIGLREQDLTSRMVRLNAQTRAIFDLKSLEALEIGEFKAFAATLLGRSMAVLGLARTGVWVLSPDHDRLRCLLGGGLGSGDEGKELSLAEFPIYFQAITHERVIVAGDALTSPLTSGFAETYLRERGIVSLLHAPFRFSGRLAGVLCLEHTGAPRRWSDDELAFAGSMADMLSLALETSERRRAARELAESEQRLRSLLDAMPDPVCFKDAKGRWIVANQAQIEAFGLAGVHWQGQTDAALAAHTAGDAGAFAAAAATDERTWATREVSVFGMTLTTPAGQDRHFDVIKAPLFHEGGQPKGLVILSRDITAYREALARLRETNEELEAIYNETSDGLIIADVGNRSIVRVNAAACRMFGYAPRQLTALSPWDLHPTEERERSLTLFQEIAAGRLRLLEDIPCRRKGGGHFYADISAQPITYGGRPAILGFYRDISERRAADEAVKASEDRFRRVFNSTYDAIFLHDTTGRILDLNDKMLELYGVRRDEAESFSIERDYSAPDNPPGKLSEYWRDVMNGEDRFFEWKARRPHDGSLFYVEVYLRRIVLAGRPVILANVRDVTERKRVLAALAARQEEISALNRDLSRRVREETEKNRQKDILLLNQTRLAAMGEMIGNIAHQWRQPLNALSILLANLRFEYESVCGDETHLLLASHRQAGEILRKMSTTIDDFRNFFRPDKQREPFTVVEAISDALLLIEASLAQHDVAVRFIARHNPRVRGFRGEFSQVVLNLLSNAKDAILANRPGGGSITIRVMARLGQAVIHITDNGGGIRPDIRDRIFDPYFTTKSAHGGTGLGLYMSKTIIEDHLGGRLLATNTRDGSRLTIRIPLNGPA, encoded by the coding sequence TTGCCGCCGCGTCCCGCCTCCCCGTTCCAAAACCGCCGGACCGGCGCTTCCTTCGTCGGCGTCGCGGCCGTGGTCCTGGGGCTCCTCTGCCTGGGCCTGGTCGGCGTCCACGACTACCAGCTCTTTCACGTCCTGGCCGAACTCGTGTGCGTGGTCACGGGCGCGGCCATGTTCCTGGTGATCTGGAACGCCCGGGCCTCTGTGGAGCACGGTTTTTTCCTGGTGCTCGGCCTGTCCTTTCTCTATGCCGCCGGCTTCGACGCCCTGCACCTGCTCGCCGCCGCCGGCCTGGGTCCGTTCCGGATGCCCCCCGACACCCTGGCCCTTTTCCGGGCCGCCAGCCGCATCCTCCTGGCCGGGGCCCTGTGCGCCGGGGCCTGGCTGCTGCAAAACCGCGTCATTTCGACGGCCGCCGCCAATCTGTGGGTCGGCGGGGCCGCCCTGGCCCTGGTCCTCGGCGTCTCCTCCCGCGTCCTTTCCCCGGAGCAACCGGCGGCCGCCCCGCTGCTGCTGGCCGGCCGGATCGGGGCCATCGGGCTTTTTGCCGCGGCCGGCCTCGGCCTGTGGCGCAACCGCAGCCACCTGTCGCCGCGCATCGTCCGGCTGCTGCTCGGATCCCTGGCCGCCCTGGCCCTCTCCGGCGCGATCATCGCCCTCGACCCCGTCCCCCCCTGGCTTCGCATCGCCGGCCAGGCGGCCAAGGTCCTCGGCTATTGCCTGAGCTGCCAGGCCATCGTGGTCACGGGCATAAGCCGGCCCTACGACCTCCTTTTCCGGGAAATCGGCCTGCGCGAGCAGGACCTGACCAGCCGCATGGTGCGCCTCAATGCCCAGACCCGGGCCATCTTCGATCTCAAAAGCCTCGAAGCCCTGGAGATCGGCGAGTTCAAGGCCTTTGCCGCCACCCTCCTCGGCCGGTCCATGGCCGTGCTCGGCCTGGCCCGGACCGGGGTCTGGGTCCTGTCCCCGGACCACGACCGGCTCCGCTGCCTCCTTGGCGGGGGCCTTGGCAGCGGCGACGAGGGCAAGGAACTGTCCCTGGCCGAATTTCCCATCTATTTCCAAGCCATCACCCACGAACGGGTCATCGTGGCCGGCGACGCCCTGACCTCGCCATTGACCAGCGGCTTTGCCGAAACCTACCTGCGCGAGCGCGGCATCGTCTCCCTGCTCCACGCGCCCTTCCGCTTTTCCGGACGGCTGGCCGGGGTCCTGTGCCTGGAGCACACCGGGGCGCCGCGCCGGTGGTCCGACGACGAACTGGCCTTTGCCGGGTCCATGGCCGACATGCTCTCCCTGGCCCTGGAGACGTCCGAACGCCGCCGGGCCGCCCGGGAACTGGCCGAAAGCGAGCAGCGCCTGCGCTCGCTGCTGGACGCCATGCCCGACCCCGTCTGCTTCAAGGACGCCAAGGGCCGGTGGATCGTCGCCAACCAGGCCCAGATCGAGGCCTTCGGCCTCGCCGGCGTCCACTGGCAGGGCCAGACCGACGCGGCCCTGGCCGCCCATACCGCCGGCGACGCTGGGGCCTTTGCCGCGGCCGCGGCCACGGACGAACGGACCTGGGCCACCCGGGAGGTCAGTGTCTTCGGCATGACCCTGACCACGCCGGCCGGCCAGGACCGGCATTTCGACGTCATAAAGGCCCCGCTTTTCCACGAGGGCGGCCAGCCCAAGGGCCTGGTCATCCTCTCGCGCGACATCACCGCCTACCGCGAGGCCCTGGCCCGGCTCCGGGAGACCAACGAGGAGCTGGAGGCCATCTACAACGAGACCTCCGACGGGCTCATTATCGCCGATGTCGGCAACCGCTCCATCGTCCGGGTCAACGCCGCCGCCTGCCGCATGTTCGGCTACGCCCCCCGGCAGCTGACCGCCCTGTCCCCGTGGGACCTCCACCCGACCGAGGAGCGCGAGCGGTCGCTCACCCTTTTCCAGGAAATCGCGGCCGGCCGGCTGCGGCTGCTGGAGGACATCCCCTGCCGGCGCAAGGGCGGCGGGCATTTCTACGCCGACATCTCGGCCCAGCCCATCACCTACGGCGGCCGGCCGGCCATCCTCGGCTTCTACCGGGACATTTCCGAGCGCCGCGCCGCCGACGAGGCGGTCAAGGCCTCGGAGGACCGTTTCCGCCGGGTCTTCAACAGCACCTACGACGCCATCTTTCTCCACGATACCACGGGCCGCATCCTCGACCTCAACGACAAGATGCTCGAACTCTACGGCGTGCGCCGGGACGAGGCGGAATCGTTTTCCATCGAACGCGACTATTCCGCCCCGGACAATCCGCCCGGCAAGCTTTCCGAATACTGGCGGGACGTCATGAACGGCGAGGACCGGTTCTTCGAATGGAAGGCCCGCCGTCCCCACGACGGCAGCCTTTTTTACGTCGAGGTCTACCTGCGCCGCATCGTCCTGGCCGGCCGGCCGGTGATTTTAGCCAACGTGCGCGACGTGACCGAACGCAAGCGCGTCCTGGCCGCCCTGGCCGCCCGGCAGGAGGAGATCTCGGCGCTTAACCGCGACCTGTCCCGACGGGTCCGCGAGGAGACCGAAAAAAACCGGCAAAAGGACATCCTGCTTCTGAACCAGACCCGGCTTGCGGCCATGGGCGAGATGATCGGCAACATCGCCCACCAGTGGCGGCAGCCCTTAAACGCCCTGTCGATTCTCCTGGCCAACCTGCGTTTCGAATACGAATCCGTGTGCGGGGACGAGACCCACCTGCTCCTGGCTTCCCACCGCCAGGCCGGAGAGATCCTGCGCAAGATGTCGACGACCATCGACGACTTCCGCAACTTCTTCCGGCCCGACAAGCAGCGCGAGCCCTTCACGGTGGTCGAGGCCATAAGCGACGCCCTGCTCCTGATCGAGGCGAGCCTGGCCCAGCACGACGTGGCCGTGCGCTTCATCGCCCGGCACAACCCCCGGGTCCGGGGCTTTCGCGGGGAGTTTTCCCAGGTCGTGCTCAACCTTTTGAGCAACGCCAAGGACGCCATCCTGGCCAACCGGCCGGGTGGCGGCAGCATCACCATCCGGGTCATGGCCCGCCTCGGCCAGGCCGTGATCCACATAACAGACAACGGCGGCGGCATCCGGCCCGACATCCGCGACCGGATCTTCGATCCCTACTTCACCACCAAATCCGCCCACGGCGGCACCGGACTCGGCCTTTACATGTCCAAGACCATCATCGAAGACCACCTGGGCGGCCGGCTTCTCGCAACCAACACCCGGGACGGATCGCGCCTGACCATCCGCATTCCCTTAAACGGCCCGGCCTGA
- a CDS encoding methyltransferase, translating into MTSQATPAALLEIAGGYWKTCALHAGVVLDVFTPLGDGPLTAGELAVRLGCDARALGMLLRALAAMELLARSGEGYALAGEAREFLDARSPRYIGYAVRHHHRLMPVWTRLPEAIRSGRSLREHMGGDADPGDREDFLMGMYNIALSIAPRLAQSLDLSGRRRLLDLGGGPGTYAVHFCLAHPEMTATVFDLAGSREFAASVSERFGVADRVEFVAGDYLKDPVPGGHDVAWLSQILHAEDPAGCRTILGKAAGALSPGGLLFVHEFMLDDDAAGPEFAALFSLNMLLGTDHGQSYPEGQIREMMEAAGLRDIRRLDFTGPNGSRVLCGTVG; encoded by the coding sequence ATGACGAGCCAGGCCACGCCCGCCGCACTGCTTGAAATCGCCGGCGGCTATTGGAAGACCTGCGCCCTGCACGCGGGTGTCGTGCTCGATGTGTTCACGCCCCTGGGCGACGGGCCCCTGACGGCCGGGGAACTGGCCGTTCGCCTGGGCTGCGACGCCCGGGCCCTCGGCATGCTCCTTAGGGCCCTGGCCGCCATGGAGCTTCTCGCGCGTTCGGGCGAGGGTTACGCCCTCGCCGGAGAGGCCCGGGAGTTTCTCGATGCCCGCTCCCCGCGCTACATCGGCTACGCCGTCCGCCACCACCACCGGCTCATGCCCGTCTGGACCCGGCTGCCGGAAGCCATCCGGTCCGGCCGGTCCCTGCGCGAACACATGGGTGGGGACGCGGACCCGGGAGACCGCGAGGATTTCCTCATGGGCATGTATAACATCGCCCTGTCCATCGCGCCAAGGCTGGCCCAATCCCTCGACCTGTCCGGCCGCCGGCGGCTTCTGGACCTCGGCGGCGGGCCCGGCACCTACGCCGTCCACTTCTGCCTGGCCCATCCGGAGATGACGGCCACGGTCTTCGACCTGGCCGGGTCCCGGGAGTTCGCGGCCTCGGTGAGCGAACGTTTCGGCGTGGCCGACCGCGTGGAATTCGTGGCCGGCGACTATCTCAAGGACCCGGTGCCGGGCGGGCACGACGTGGCCTGGCTGTCCCAGATCCTCCACGCCGAGGACCCGGCCGGCTGCCGGACCATCCTTGGCAAGGCGGCGGGGGCCCTTTCGCCGGGCGGGCTTCTTTTCGTCCACGAGTTCATGCTCGACGACGACGCGGCCGGGCCGGAATTCGCCGCGCTTTTCTCCCTCAACATGCTGCTCGGCACGGACCACGGCCAGTCCTACCCGGAAGGGCAGATCCGGGAGATGATGGAAGCGGCGGGCCTGCGGGATATCCGGCGCCTGGACTTCACCGGGCCAAACGGGTCGCGGGTGCTGTGCGGCACGGTGGGCTGA